One region of Microbacterium rhizosphaerae genomic DNA includes:
- a CDS encoding response regulator transcription factor, with product MIRVALVDDQALFRAGVRMLVDSQPDLEVVGEASDGSEGVAIVRATRPDVVLMDIRMPIMDGLAATAELLRDAAPPRVVMLTTFDLDEAAARAIRGGASGFLLKDADPEFLLAAIRTVHAGSAVIAASATRDLFAHFADPVPRAVPEEYAALTDREREIFALAARGLSNAEIAAREFLSEATVKTHISRILAKLGLRDRVQLVVFAFEHGLT from the coding sequence ATGATCCGCGTCGCGCTCGTGGACGATCAGGCACTGTTCCGCGCCGGCGTGCGGATGCTCGTCGATTCCCAGCCCGACCTCGAGGTCGTCGGCGAGGCGTCGGACGGATCCGAAGGCGTCGCGATCGTCCGTGCGACGCGGCCGGACGTCGTGCTCATGGACATCCGGATGCCCATCATGGACGGGCTCGCGGCGACCGCCGAGCTGCTGCGAGACGCCGCGCCCCCGCGCGTCGTGATGCTGACGACGTTCGACCTCGACGAGGCGGCCGCGCGGGCGATCCGGGGAGGTGCGAGCGGGTTCCTCCTGAAGGACGCCGACCCGGAGTTCCTGCTCGCGGCCATCCGCACCGTGCACGCCGGCTCGGCGGTGATCGCGGCGTCGGCCACCCGCGACCTGTTCGCGCACTTCGCGGATCCTGTGCCCCGCGCCGTGCCCGAGGAGTACGCGGCCCTGACCGACCGCGAGCGGGAGATCTTCGCGCTCGCGGCGCGCGGCCTCAGCAACGCCGAGATCGCCGCGCGCGAGTTCCTCTCCGAGGCCACCGTGAAGACGCACATCAGCCGCATCCTCGCGAAGCTCGGCCTGCGCGATCGCGTGCAACTCGTCGTCTTCGCCTTCGAGCACGGCCTGACCTGA
- a CDS encoding 2-phosphosulfolactate phosphatase, which translates to MHPFDQSRYQVRLEWGAEGLARLAASDIVVVVDVLRFSTTVTDAVARGERVALDDAALTASVNGAAVAQAAAETGALVLLGCLRNAAAVAHAVLAEQVRRGDRTSVAVIAGGELSGGELRFAAEDQLGAGAVVDALAALGLDHSSPEAAVACEAFRGLRGAARHLMTASGSGQELLERGLRDEVLNASAIDATDVVPVLRDGSFVRFDTGRPANGA; encoded by the coding sequence ATGCATCCGTTCGACCAGTCCCGCTATCAGGTGCGCCTCGAGTGGGGCGCCGAGGGTCTGGCGCGGCTCGCGGCATCCGACATCGTCGTGGTGGTCGACGTGCTCCGCTTCTCGACGACGGTGACGGATGCGGTGGCCCGCGGCGAGCGGGTCGCACTGGACGACGCGGCGCTCACCGCGTCGGTCAACGGAGCCGCCGTCGCGCAGGCCGCGGCGGAAACGGGTGCGCTCGTCCTGCTCGGATGCCTGCGCAATGCGGCCGCCGTCGCGCATGCGGTGCTCGCGGAGCAGGTGCGCCGCGGCGACCGCACGAGCGTCGCGGTGATCGCCGGCGGCGAGCTGTCGGGAGGGGAGCTGCGTTTCGCCGCCGAGGATCAGCTGGGCGCCGGGGCCGTCGTCGACGCGCTCGCGGCACTCGGTCTCGACCACTCCTCGCCGGAGGCTGCGGTGGCATGCGAGGCGTTCCGCGGACTCCGTGGGGCGGCGCGGCACCTCATGACCGCGAGCGGGTCGGGCCAGGAGCTGCTCGAGCGCGGTCTGCGGGACGAAGTCCTGAACGCGTCGGCGATCGACGCGACCGACGTCGTGCCGGTGCTGCGGGACGGATCGTTCGTCCGCTTCGATACCGGGCGACCGGCTAACGGGGCGTGA
- a CDS encoding SRPBCC family protein, translating into MSADYTTTITVAATPQQAYDAISDVSGWWGRITGRTTAVGDEFVYVVPGLHYSGFRVTELEPGRRIAWLVTGSHVDFVDDKQEWNGTTVRFGIEPTDAGTAVTFTHEGLTPEGECYGACSNAWSMFVNGSLKTFIETGQGTPYLFAGDEALTGDDHEELHRQVRESIAAR; encoded by the coding sequence ATGTCCGCGGACTACACGACCACCATCACCGTCGCCGCGACGCCGCAGCAGGCGTACGACGCGATCAGCGACGTCTCGGGCTGGTGGGGGCGCATCACCGGGCGCACGACCGCCGTCGGCGACGAGTTCGTCTACGTCGTGCCGGGCCTGCACTACTCCGGCTTCCGGGTCACCGAGCTGGAGCCCGGCCGTCGCATCGCGTGGCTCGTCACCGGGAGCCACGTCGACTTCGTCGACGACAAGCAGGAGTGGAACGGCACGACGGTGCGGTTCGGGATCGAGCCGACGGATGCCGGCACCGCCGTGACGTTCACCCACGAAGGGCTCACCCCGGAGGGCGAGTGCTACGGCGCTTGCTCGAACGCCTGGAGCATGTTCGTCAACGGCAGCCTCAAGACGTTCATCGAGACCGGCCAGGGCACGCCCTACCTGTTCGCCGGCGACGAGGCGCTCACCGGCGACGACCACGAGGAGCTGCACCGCCAGGTGCGCGAGTCGATCGCCGCCCGCTGA
- the hydA gene encoding dihydropyrimidinase gives MATTLISGGTVVSATGSTPADVLVDGETIAAVLAPGSQLLGTDLAASVDTVIDATGKYVIPGGIDAHTHMQLPFGGTEASDTFETGTRAAAWGGTTTIVDFAVQRYGERVQDGLAAWREKAAGNCAIDYGFHQIIGGVDAEALAAMPGLVDEGITSFKLFMAYPGVFYSDDAQVLKAMQVSRDTGMLTMMHAENGPVIDVLAAQLVEQGKTDPYFHGIARAWEMEEEATHRAIMIAHLTGAPLYVVHVSAKQAVEQLAAARDRGQNVYGETCPQYLYLSLEEQLGASSDEWGSFEGAKWVCSTPLRSRAEGHQDHMWQALRTNDLQMVSTDHCPFCMKDQKELGRGDFRAIPNGIGSIEHRMDLMYQGVVTGRITLERWVELTSTTPARMFGMYGRKGVIQPGADGDIVVYDPEGHTSIGLGKAHHMNMDHSAWEGFEIDGHVDTVLSRGKVIVDGGAYLGAKGDGRFLKRGLSQYLV, from the coding sequence ATGGCCACCACCCTCATCTCCGGCGGGACCGTCGTATCGGCGACCGGCAGCACTCCCGCAGACGTCCTGGTCGACGGCGAGACCATCGCCGCGGTGCTCGCGCCGGGCTCGCAGCTGCTCGGCACGGACCTCGCCGCATCCGTCGACACCGTCATCGACGCGACCGGCAAGTACGTGATCCCGGGCGGCATCGACGCCCACACCCACATGCAGCTGCCGTTCGGCGGCACCGAGGCGTCCGACACCTTCGAGACGGGCACGCGCGCGGCAGCCTGGGGCGGCACCACGACGATCGTCGACTTCGCCGTCCAACGGTACGGCGAGCGCGTCCAGGACGGGCTCGCCGCCTGGCGCGAGAAGGCCGCGGGGAACTGCGCGATCGACTACGGGTTCCACCAGATCATCGGCGGTGTGGATGCGGAGGCCCTGGCCGCGATGCCGGGCCTCGTCGACGAGGGCATCACGAGCTTCAAGCTCTTCATGGCGTATCCGGGCGTCTTCTACTCCGACGACGCGCAGGTGCTGAAGGCCATGCAGGTCTCGCGCGACACCGGGATGCTGACGATGATGCACGCCGAGAACGGGCCGGTCATCGACGTGCTCGCGGCTCAGCTCGTCGAGCAGGGGAAGACCGACCCGTACTTCCACGGCATCGCGCGCGCCTGGGAGATGGAGGAGGAGGCGACGCACCGCGCGATCATGATCGCGCACCTCACCGGCGCCCCGCTCTACGTCGTGCACGTGAGCGCGAAGCAGGCGGTCGAGCAGCTGGCCGCGGCCCGCGATCGCGGGCAGAACGTGTACGGCGAGACGTGTCCCCAGTACCTCTATCTGTCGCTCGAGGAGCAGCTCGGCGCATCCAGCGACGAATGGGGCTCGTTCGAGGGCGCGAAGTGGGTGTGCTCGACCCCGCTGCGCTCGCGCGCCGAGGGTCACCAGGACCACATGTGGCAGGCGCTGCGGACGAACGACCTGCAGATGGTCTCGACCGACCACTGCCCGTTCTGCATGAAGGATCAGAAGGAGCTCGGGCGCGGCGACTTCCGCGCGATCCCGAACGGCATCGGGTCGATCGAGCACCGGATGGACCTGATGTACCAGGGGGTCGTGACGGGGCGTATCACCCTCGAGCGCTGGGTGGAGCTGACGTCCACGACCCCCGCCCGCATGTTCGGCATGTACGGCAGGAAAGGCGTGATCCAGCCGGGCGCCGACGGCGACATCGTCGTGTACGACCCCGAGGGGCACACGTCGATCGGGCTCGGCAAAGCCCACCACATGAACATGGACCACTCCGCGTGGGAGGGCTTCGAGATCGACGGTCACGTCGACACCGTGCTGTCGCGCGGCAAGGTCATCGTCGACGGCGGCGCGTACCTCGGCGCCAAGGGCGACGGCCGCTTCCTCAAGCGCGGCCTCTCGCAGTACCTGGTGTAG
- a CDS encoding SprT-like domain-containing protein, producing MSDLQEVRATADALIARYLDASWSFAFDNAKRRAGLCDYRAKRISVSRYLAARYDDETNRQTLLHEVAHALAGPKAAHGPAWKRTARSLGYVGGTTHSGETATELAPWVGVCPAGHVAYRHRKPVRLTSCVRCAPRFDERYLFDWSRREITAATKLAALTPR from the coding sequence ATGTCGGATCTTCAGGAAGTGCGGGCGACGGCCGACGCGCTGATCGCGAGATACCTGGATGCGTCGTGGTCGTTCGCGTTCGACAACGCCAAGCGCCGCGCGGGCCTGTGCGACTACCGGGCGAAGCGCATCAGCGTGTCCCGCTACCTGGCAGCGCGCTACGACGACGAGACCAACCGTCAGACGCTCCTCCACGAAGTGGCCCATGCCCTCGCCGGGCCCAAGGCCGCGCACGGCCCCGCCTGGAAGCGCACCGCGCGCTCCCTCGGCTACGTCGGCGGCACGACCCACAGCGGCGAGACGGCGACCGAGCTCGCGCCCTGGGTCGGCGTGTGCCCGGCGGGGCATGTCGCCTATCGACATCGCAAGCCGGTGCGGCTCACGTCGTGCGTGCGGTGCGCTCCGCGGTTCGACGAGCGCTACCTGTTCGACTGGTCGCGCCGCGAGATCACCGCGGCGACGAAGCTCGCAGCCCTCACGCCCCGTTAG
- a CDS encoding sensor histidine kinase, with the protein MIRQLSTRQLVTDIIVAAVFFLLTGFVGIAGSIVTFHAMATVLVGMVMAGALAVRRLSPGLALAIAWGGAFVQMGAGLDPMASNAAILGVLYVTAAYGTRLVFWLGFASAIVGAFVITVYLYLLRNAFGLQISWQNVTLAGFMWIAASFGLLLCWTIGALVRTARRARENRAAQMRAESEAASEQERVRIARDMHDVVAHSLAVVIAQADGARYAAATDPTAATGALETISTTARAALADVRLLLTQLRHSQGEGPQPTLADLDALYGQVRAAGVDLRVTVDPAPLADPPAAIQLAVYRILQEALTNALRHGGSPVEVNLSWHPDRVELVVRNRLGAGAEPGSGHGVIGMRERAQLAGGALEAGEDAGSFVVRATLPARIVVA; encoded by the coding sequence GTGATCCGTCAGCTCTCGACCCGCCAGCTCGTGACGGACATCATCGTCGCGGCGGTGTTCTTCCTGCTGACCGGGTTCGTCGGCATCGCGGGCTCGATCGTGACCTTCCACGCCATGGCCACCGTGCTCGTCGGGATGGTCATGGCGGGCGCCCTCGCCGTGCGCCGGCTCTCGCCGGGACTCGCCCTCGCGATCGCCTGGGGCGGAGCCTTCGTGCAGATGGGCGCGGGCCTGGACCCGATGGCGAGCAACGCGGCGATCCTCGGTGTGCTGTACGTGACCGCGGCCTACGGGACGCGGCTCGTCTTCTGGCTCGGCTTCGCCTCGGCCATCGTCGGCGCGTTCGTGATCACGGTGTACCTGTACCTGCTGCGCAACGCGTTCGGGCTCCAGATCAGCTGGCAGAACGTGACGCTCGCCGGGTTCATGTGGATCGCGGCATCCTTCGGCCTCCTGCTGTGCTGGACGATCGGCGCCCTCGTGCGCACCGCCCGTCGCGCCCGCGAGAACCGCGCGGCGCAGATGCGCGCCGAGAGCGAGGCGGCCTCGGAGCAGGAGCGCGTGCGCATCGCCCGCGACATGCACGACGTCGTGGCGCACTCGCTCGCCGTCGTCATCGCCCAGGCCGACGGCGCACGGTACGCGGCTGCGACCGATCCGACGGCGGCGACGGGCGCGCTGGAGACCATCTCGACGACGGCGCGCGCGGCGCTGGCCGACGTGCGACTGCTGCTCACGCAGCTGCGGCATTCGCAGGGCGAGGGTCCGCAGCCGACGCTCGCCGACCTCGACGCGCTGTACGGGCAGGTGCGCGCCGCGGGGGTCGACCTTCGGGTCACCGTGGATCCGGCGCCGCTGGCCGACCCGCCCGCCGCGATCCAGCTCGCCGTCTACCGCATCCTGCAGGAGGCGCTCACGAACGCGCTGCGCCACGGCGGATCGCCCGTGGAGGTGAACCTGTCGTGGCACCCCGACCGGGTGGAGCTCGTCGTCCGCAACCGCCTGGGCGCCGGCGCCGAACCGGGATCGGGGCACGGGGTCATCGGCATGCGCGAGCGGGCCCAGCTCGCGGGCGGTGCGCTGGAGGCCGGGGAGGATGCCGGGTCCTTCGTCGTCCGCGCCACCCTGCCGGCCCGGATCGTGGTCGCATGA
- a CDS encoding VOC family protein, translating into MELQLSMVVLEVGDLEASIRFYRRLGLDLPDPDPKRPMVIHRMGSGVSLLLMKGFAPAYDPAWTPPSGGYSQMLEFYVGEDAAVDSTFDDLVAAGYHGRMAPAQTVGPYAAMVDDPDGNVILLTSDEAGSSEGS; encoded by the coding sequence ATGGAACTGCAGCTCAGCATGGTGGTCCTCGAGGTGGGCGACCTCGAGGCGTCGATCCGCTTCTACCGCAGGCTCGGCCTCGACCTCCCGGATCCGGACCCGAAGCGGCCGATGGTGATCCACCGGATGGGAAGCGGTGTGAGCCTGCTCCTCATGAAGGGATTCGCGCCGGCCTACGACCCGGCGTGGACGCCGCCGTCGGGCGGCTACTCGCAGATGCTCGAGTTCTACGTCGGCGAGGATGCGGCCGTGGACAGCACCTTCGACGACCTCGTCGCCGCCGGCTATCACGGCCGGATGGCGCCCGCCCAGACCGTCGGCCCGTACGCCGCCATGGTGGACGACCCGGACGGCAACGTCATCCTGCTGACCTCCGACGAGGCGGGATCGTCTGAGGGATCCTGA
- a CDS encoding NADPH-dependent FMN reductase, giving the protein MKIEIIEHTPPYRLGVLIGSLSTASINRLLAKALEKLAPAEFEFSEIDYSRLPLYNRDLDADYPQVALDFKESVRQADALLFVTPEYNRSIPGPLKNAIDWGSRPWGTSVWADKPTGVIGASGGSIGTAVGQQTLRSTLSFLNARQMTSPEAYIHFTPGLIDADGEVTVESTREFLTMFMERFAEYTARVLTVIPRP; this is encoded by the coding sequence ATGAAGATCGAGATCATCGAGCACACCCCGCCTTACCGCCTCGGCGTGCTCATCGGCAGCCTGTCCACCGCATCCATCAACCGCCTGCTGGCGAAAGCGCTCGAGAAGCTGGCGCCCGCGGAGTTCGAGTTCTCCGAGATCGACTACAGCCGGCTCCCGCTCTACAACCGCGATCTGGATGCCGACTACCCTCAGGTCGCGCTCGACTTCAAGGAGTCCGTGCGTCAGGCCGACGCTCTTCTGTTCGTGACGCCGGAGTACAACCGGTCGATCCCGGGGCCGCTGAAGAACGCGATCGACTGGGGCAGCCGTCCGTGGGGGACGAGCGTGTGGGCGGACAAGCCGACGGGCGTCATCGGGGCGTCGGGGGGCTCGATCGGCACCGCCGTGGGGCAGCAGACGCTGCGCAGCACCCTCAGCTTCCTCAACGCCCGCCAGATGACCTCGCCGGAGGCTTACATCCACTTCACGCCGGGTCTCATCGACGCCGACGGCGAGGTGACGGTCGAGAGCACGCGCGAGTTCCTCACGATGTTCATGGAGCGCTTCGCCGAGTACACGGCCCGGGTGCTGACCGTCATCCCGCGGCCGTGA
- a CDS encoding nitrilase-related carbon-nitrogen hydrolase — MTTVRAAISQTTWTGDKDSMLDKHEGFARDAAAQGAQVVCFQELFYGPYFGITQDKKYYRFAEAADGPIVQRFAAVAKELGTVMVLPIYEEAQTGVYYNTSVLVDADGTILGKYRKNHLPNLDRFWEKFYFRPGNLGYPVWDTAIGKVGMYICYDRHFPEGWRELGLNGAHIVFNPNATKPGLSNRLWEVEGPCAAVANGYFVLQPNRVGREDNEYGDLAVDFYGTSQVIDPRGNFVGERGSSEHEELLVRDLDLDLVQAMRDDWQFYRDRRPDTYGDITAP, encoded by the coding sequence ATGACGACGGTGCGAGCGGCGATCAGCCAGACCACGTGGACGGGCGACAAGGATTCCATGCTCGACAAGCACGAGGGATTCGCACGGGATGCCGCCGCGCAGGGCGCCCAGGTCGTGTGCTTCCAGGAGCTCTTCTACGGGCCCTACTTCGGCATCACACAGGACAAGAAGTACTACCGGTTCGCGGAGGCCGCCGACGGCCCGATCGTGCAGCGCTTCGCCGCGGTCGCGAAGGAGCTCGGCACGGTCATGGTGCTGCCGATCTACGAGGAGGCGCAGACCGGCGTCTACTACAACACTTCGGTGCTGGTGGATGCCGACGGCACGATCCTCGGCAAGTACCGCAAGAACCACCTGCCGAACCTCGACCGGTTCTGGGAGAAGTTCTACTTCCGCCCCGGCAACCTCGGCTACCCCGTGTGGGACACCGCGATCGGCAAGGTCGGGATGTACATCTGCTACGACCGCCACTTCCCCGAGGGATGGCGCGAGCTCGGCCTCAACGGCGCGCACATCGTCTTCAACCCCAATGCGACCAAGCCCGGTCTCTCGAACCGGCTGTGGGAGGTCGAAGGGCCGTGCGCCGCCGTCGCGAACGGGTACTTCGTGCTGCAGCCCAACCGGGTCGGCCGCGAGGACAACGAGTACGGCGACCTCGCCGTCGACTTCTACGGCACGAGCCAGGTGATCGACCCGCGGGGCAACTTCGTCGGCGAGCGCGGCTCGAGCGAGCACGAGGAGCTGCTCGTGCGCGACCTCGACCTCGACCTCGTGCAGGCGATGCGCGACGACTGGCAGTTCTATCGCGATCGCCGGCCCGACACCTACGGCGACATCACGGCACCCTGA
- a CDS encoding ABC transporter ATP-binding protein codes for MEITTTDLGLAARVQQLTKTYGRGDGEVRALDGVSVGVRRGEFTAIMGPSGSGKSTLMHIMAGLDAPTQGRAWIGDTEITGLSDLDLTLLRRRRVGFVFQSFNLVPTLDVLGNIRLPIDLDGRRPSALEKARIDGLVETLGLGARLGHRPHELSGGQQQRVAIARALATAPDLVFADEPTGNLDSRSGREVLALLAAASRDHGQSIAMVTHDPIAASHADRVLFLGDGRIVADKPRQSAEEISAYMLAAELGTAQTAGGASTTAVPAAAAPTTAVPA; via the coding sequence ATGGAGATCACGACCACCGACCTGGGCCTTGCGGCCCGGGTCCAGCAGCTGACGAAGACCTACGGCCGCGGCGACGGGGAGGTGCGCGCGCTCGACGGCGTCTCGGTGGGCGTGCGGCGCGGAGAGTTCACCGCGATCATGGGGCCTTCCGGATCGGGCAAGTCCACCCTGATGCACATCATGGCGGGGCTGGATGCGCCGACCCAGGGTCGCGCGTGGATCGGCGACACCGAGATCACGGGTCTCAGCGACCTGGACCTGACGCTGCTGCGCCGGCGTCGCGTCGGGTTCGTCTTCCAGTCCTTCAACCTCGTCCCGACGCTCGATGTCCTGGGCAACATCCGCCTGCCCATCGACCTCGACGGCCGGCGGCCGAGCGCGCTCGAGAAGGCTCGCATCGACGGGCTCGTCGAGACGCTCGGCCTCGGCGCGCGTCTCGGGCACCGGCCGCACGAGCTCTCCGGCGGCCAGCAGCAGCGCGTGGCGATCGCCCGTGCGCTCGCCACCGCCCCCGACCTCGTGTTCGCCGACGAGCCCACCGGCAACCTCGACTCGCGCAGCGGCCGCGAGGTGCTGGCCCTCCTGGCAGCGGCCAGCCGCGACCACGGCCAGTCCATCGCCATGGTCACGCATGACCCGATCGCTGCGAGCCACGCCGACCGCGTGCTCTTCCTCGGCGACGGGCGCATCGTCGCCGACAAGCCGCGCCAGAGCGCCGAGGAGATCTCGGCCTACATGCTGGCGGCCGAGCTCGGCACGGCCCAGACGGCTGGGGGCGCGTCCACGACGGCGGTGCCGGCCGCCGCCGCGCCCACGACGGCGGTGCCGGCATGA
- a CDS encoding spermidine synthase — MGRRDTPEPPSARLSSGVIARIVPAPYTSGYELEVDGTPQSHVDPDDPTYLSFEYVARMGAVIDRLKLPGQPLTAVHLGAGALTIPRYVEATRPGSRQQVVEIEPALIDLVREHLPLPRGAAIRIRIGDARAALAKLPPAMTGQVDLLVSDVYSGAQTPAHLTSVEFYRAAARMLAPDGVLLVNVADGAGLAFARGQVATVRAVLPHAIVLAEVQVLKGRRFGNLVIAASPSPLPTQWLPRLLAAGPHPAKVAEGAELDEFERGAPPVTDASAVDSPKPKESLFER, encoded by the coding sequence ATGGGCCGCCGAGACACCCCCGAGCCGCCGTCCGCACGGCTCTCGAGCGGCGTCATCGCGCGCATCGTCCCGGCCCCGTACACGAGCGGATACGAGCTCGAGGTCGACGGCACGCCCCAGTCGCACGTCGACCCCGACGATCCGACCTACCTGAGCTTCGAGTACGTGGCCCGGATGGGCGCCGTCATCGACCGCCTCAAGCTGCCGGGTCAGCCGCTCACGGCCGTGCACCTGGGCGCGGGCGCCCTGACGATCCCCCGATACGTCGAGGCGACGCGGCCCGGTTCACGGCAGCAGGTGGTCGAGATCGAGCCGGCTCTCATCGACCTGGTGCGCGAGCACCTTCCGTTGCCGCGCGGCGCCGCGATCCGCATCCGCATCGGCGACGCGCGTGCCGCGCTCGCCAAGCTGCCGCCCGCGATGACCGGCCAGGTCGACCTTCTGGTCAGCGACGTGTACTCCGGCGCGCAGACTCCCGCGCATCTCACGAGCGTCGAGTTCTACCGGGCGGCGGCGCGGATGCTGGCCCCCGACGGAGTCCTGCTCGTCAACGTCGCCGACGGCGCGGGCCTGGCGTTCGCGCGCGGGCAGGTGGCCACGGTCCGGGCCGTGCTGCCGCATGCGATCGTGCTGGCCGAGGTGCAGGTGCTGAAGGGCCGCCGGTTCGGCAACCTCGTGATCGCGGCATCCCCCTCTCCCCTGCCCACGCAGTGGCTGCCGCGTCTGCTCGCCGCGGGCCCGCATCCCGCGAAGGTGGCGGAGGGCGCGGAACTCGACGAGTTCGAGCGGGGAGCGCCGCCGGTGACGGATGCCTCGGCCGTCGACTCCCCCAAGCCAAAGGAGTCGCTCTTCGAGCGCTGA
- a CDS encoding winged helix-turn-helix transcriptional regulator, translating to MLGRTYDTQVCSIARSLEVVGERWSLLIIRDALFAGVTRFGDFQHNLGIATNVLTSRLESFVEAGIMQRQGFADYVLTEKGGALGIALMALTEWGDEWASPVDPPILYAHDGCGEAVHAAAVCEAHGVVPAAEVSARIGPGMPAEYLANRRGGTRAG from the coding sequence ATGCTCGGCCGGACGTACGACACGCAGGTGTGCTCGATCGCACGATCGCTCGAGGTCGTGGGCGAGCGCTGGAGCCTGCTCATCATCCGCGACGCGCTCTTCGCCGGGGTCACGCGGTTCGGGGACTTCCAGCACAACCTCGGCATCGCCACGAACGTCCTGACATCACGGCTGGAGTCGTTCGTCGAGGCCGGCATCATGCAGCGCCAAGGCTTCGCCGACTACGTGCTGACGGAGAAGGGCGGCGCGCTCGGCATCGCCCTCATGGCCCTGACCGAGTGGGGCGACGAGTGGGCATCCCCCGTCGATCCGCCGATCCTCTACGCGCACGACGGGTGCGGTGAGGCCGTGCATGCCGCCGCGGTGTGCGAGGCGCACGGCGTGGTGCCGGCTGCTGAGGTCTCCGCGCGCATCGGACCGGGAATGCCGGCCGAGTACCTCGCGAACCGCCGCGGGGGCACGCGCGCCGGCTGA
- a CDS encoding ABC transporter permease, translated as MSGTATAEAGASRTSWLRDRGMGASMLVTAIATAFGAVLISATGFIGAILKSDPATRDSGTVAFVLSFIVFVLLGVAVYVAAIVTANTFATVIAGRTRRIALLRLIGATARSQRAEVARQGLVVGAIGALLGLIGGTAVAVVGVVVAERVWSLDTVHYAVVQPLLVVPAVIVVLTTWVSAWAGSRRVLTVTPLQALGGSVEASHRDLARRRGRNGVAITLIVVGAALLAAGIAVGLVSPLGVIVAFFGGVLSFTGLALGATLVMPPVLRLVGRLFGGSAPARLAAENALRYPERSSRMAIGVVIGVTLVTMFAVATESVKRVFAAAFGGTLPAPFATVIDTFSGIMMGLVAVSAVIAAVGLVNLLTLGVVQRRREFGLLRALGLSNTQVRRVVLLEATHITVAAVATGLVLGVFYGWAAAQSLLGSVHAPGSTAAAGIVWPAVPLWPVVAIVVATAVLTLVAAVTPTRLATRVSPVAALAE; from the coding sequence ATGAGCGGGACGGCGACGGCGGAAGCAGGCGCATCCCGCACCTCCTGGCTGCGCGATCGCGGCATGGGCGCGTCGATGCTCGTCACGGCGATCGCGACGGCCTTCGGTGCGGTGCTGATCTCGGCGACCGGCTTCATCGGCGCGATCCTGAAGTCCGATCCGGCGACGCGCGACAGCGGGACCGTGGCCTTCGTCCTGAGCTTCATCGTCTTCGTGCTCCTCGGCGTGGCGGTCTACGTCGCCGCGATCGTGACGGCGAACACCTTCGCGACGGTCATCGCGGGCCGCACGCGTCGCATCGCGCTGCTGCGCCTGATCGGTGCCACGGCTCGCTCGCAGCGGGCCGAGGTCGCCCGGCAGGGACTCGTCGTGGGTGCGATCGGCGCCCTCCTGGGACTCATCGGCGGAACGGCCGTCGCGGTCGTCGGGGTGGTCGTGGCCGAGCGCGTCTGGTCGCTCGACACCGTGCACTACGCCGTCGTCCAGCCGCTGCTCGTGGTGCCCGCGGTCATCGTCGTGCTCACGACGTGGGTGTCGGCGTGGGCGGGCTCCCGCCGCGTGCTGACCGTGACGCCGCTGCAGGCGCTCGGCGGCTCGGTCGAGGCATCCCATCGCGACCTCGCGCGCCGGCGGGGACGCAACGGCGTCGCGATCACCCTCATCGTCGTGGGGGCCGCGCTCCTGGCGGCGGGGATCGCGGTCGGGCTCGTCAGTCCGCTCGGCGTCATCGTCGCCTTCTTCGGCGGGGTGCTGTCGTTCACGGGTCTCGCGCTCGGGGCCACGCTGGTGATGCCGCCCGTGCTCCGGCTCGTGGGTCGCCTGTTCGGCGGCTCCGCCCCGGCGCGCCTGGCGGCCGAGAACGCGCTGCGCTACCCGGAGCGGTCGAGCCGCATGGCCATCGGAGTCGTCATCGGTGTGACGCTCGTCACGATGTTCGCGGTGGCCACGGAGTCGGTGAAGCGGGTGTTCGCGGCCGCGTTCGGGGGGACGCTGCCGGCACCGTTCGCGACCGTGATCGACACGTTCTCGGGCATCATGATGGGCCTGGTCGCGGTCTCGGCCGTGATCGCCGCGGTCGGACTCGTCAACCTGCTGACGCTCGGGGTGGTGCAGCGCCGGCGCGAGTTCGGGCTGCTGCGGGCCCTCGGGCTCTCGAACACGCAGGTGCGCCGCGTCGTGCTGCTGGAGGCCACGCACATCACGGTCGCCGCCGTGGCGACGGGCCTCGTGCTCGGCGTCTTCTACGGCTGGGCCGCGGCGCAGTCCCTCCTCGGCTCGGTGCACGCGCCGGGATCGACAGCCGCCGCAGGCATCGTCTGGCCCGCCGTGCCGCTGTGGCCGGTCGTGGCGATCGTGGTCGCCACCGCCGTGCTCACGCTGGTCGCGGCCGTGACGCCGACGCGGCTCGCGACGCGCGTCTCGCCGGTGGCGGCTCTCGCCGAGTAG